The following are from one region of the Vidua chalybeata isolate OUT-0048 chromosome 12, bVidCha1 merged haplotype, whole genome shotgun sequence genome:
- the BICD2 gene encoding protein bicaudal D homolog 2 isoform X2 — protein MSLAMEEEEYARLVMESEPEWLRSEIKRLFQELGETTREKIQAAEYGLAVLEEKQQLKQQYEELELEYETIRTEMEQLKEAFGQAHTNHKKVAADGESREETLIQESATKEEYYMKKVMELQTELKQIRNVLANTQSENERLNSVAQELKEVNQNVEIQRARLRDDIKEYKFREARLLQDYTELEEENICLQKQVSVLKQSQVEFEGLKHEIKRLEEETEFLNSQLEDAIRLKEISERQLEEALETLKTEREQKNNLRKELSHYMNINDSMYNSHLNISLDGLKFSDEATEPNNDEVMNGFEQNCLSKLSNVKNSTSTPKKNESFPPAPSLVSDLLSELNISEIQKLKQQLVQMEREKVTLLTTLQESQKQLENTRGALSEQHEKIGRLTENLNAMKKLQASKERQSALDNEKDRDSHEDGDYYEVDINGPEILECKYKVAVAEITDLKEELKNLKAKYKECESKYEEEKSRYETESQALTEKITSLEKSSRHDREQMARLEKELKKVSDVAGETQGSLSVAQDELVTFSEELANLYHHVCMCNNETPNRVMLDYYKEGKGGHSSPEAKGRRSPILLSKGLLTIELGKAENGSGDSSPSPVSSLPSPVSDPRKEPMNVYNLIAIIRDQIKHLQAAVDRTTELSRQRVATQELGPVVDKDKEALMEEILKLKSLLSTKREQIATLRTVLKANKQTAEVALANLKSKYENEKAMVTETMMKLRNELKALKEDAATFSSLRAMFATRCDEYVTQLDEMQRQLAAAEDEKKTLNSLLRMAIQQKLALTQRLEHLELDHEQSKRVRTKSASKAKGSNPSKDPLPKPWGKCCLCRDGGCVQHSSCRCGWS, from the exons GCTTTTGGACAGGCCCATACCAACCACAAGAAGGTAGCAGCAgatggagagagcagagaggaaacctTGATTCAAGAATCAGCTACCAAAGAAGAATACTACATGAAGAAGGTTATGGAGTTGCAGACAGAATTGAAGCAGATAAGAAATGTCCTTGCCAACACACAGTCTGAAAATGAACGCCTTAATTCTGTTGCACAGGAACTGAAGGAG gtCAACCAAAACGTGGAGATCCAAAGGGCCCGCCTGCGAGATGATATTAAGGAATATAAATTCCGAGAAGCACGTTTGCTGCAAGACTATACTGAACTTGAAGAGGAAAACATCTGTCTCCAGAAACAAGTGTCTGTCCTGAAGCAAAGTCAG GTGGAGTTTGAAGGCTTGAAGCATGAAATCAAAAGGCTGGAAGAGGAAACCGAGTTTCTCAATAGCCAACTGGAAGATGCCATCCGGCTGAAGGAGATCTCTGAGCGCCAACTTGAGGAGGCCTTGGAAACACTGAAGACAGAGAGGGAGCAGAAGAACAACCTTCGGAAGGAGCTGTCTCACTACATGAACATCAATGATTCCATGTACAACAGCCACTTAAACATCTCTTTGGATGGGCTGAAGTTCAGCGATGAAGCCACAGAGCCCAATAATGATGAAGTCATGAATGGATTTGAACAAAACTGCCTCAGCAAACTCAGCAATGTTAAAAACAGTACTTCAACGcccaagaaaaatgaaagcttcCCTCCAGCCCCAAGTCTGGTTTCAGATCTTCTGAGTGaattaaacatttctgaaatcCAGAAGCTGAAACAGCAGCTTGTGCAG atggaaagagaaaaggttaCCTTGTTAACAACACTGCAGGAATCtcagaaacagctggaaaatacaCGGGGGGCCCTCTCAGAGCAGCATGAGAAAATTGGCAGGCTCACTGAAAACCTGAACGCCATGAAGAAGCTCCAGGCCAGTAAGGAGCGTCAGTCTGCCCTTGATAACGAGAAGGACCGAGATAGCCATGAAGATGGAGACTATTATGAAGTTGACATCAATGGGCCAGAGATCTTGGAATGCAAGTACAAAGTGGCTGTGGCAGAAATTACTGACCTGAAGGAAGAGCTCAAAAATTTGAAGGCAAAATACAAAGAATGTGAGTCTAAGTATGAGGAAGAGAAGAGTAGATATGAGACTGAGAGCCAAGCTCTCACTGAAAAGATCACCTCACTGGAAAAGTCCAGTAGGCATGATAGAGAACAGatggccaggctggagaaggagctgaaGAAAGTCAGTGATGTTGCTGGAGAAACACAGGGCAGCCTCAGCGTGGCCCAAGATGAGCTAGTCACCTTCAGTGAAGAGCTGGCCAATTTGTACCACCATGTCTGCATGTGCAACAATGAAACTCCAAACAGAGTGATGCTGGACTACTACAAGGAAGGTAAAGGTGGACACAGTAGTCCAGAGGCCAAGGGAAGAAGGTCTCCCATTCTTCTTTCTAAAGGGCTGTTAACTAttgagctgggaaaggcagagaatGGAAGTGGTGACAGCAGCCCATCCCCGGTGTCATCTCTGCCATCCCCAGTGTCAGATCCCCGGAAGGAACCAATGAACGTTTACAACTTGATTGCTATAATTCGGGATCAGATCAAACACCTGCAGGCTGCTGTGGACAGAACAACCGAGCTGTCCAGGCAGCGCGTTGCTACTCAAGAGCTTGGGCCAGTGGTGGACAAAGACAAGGAAGCTCTTATGGAAGAAATCCTGAAGCTGAAATCCTTGCTGAGTACCAAGAGGGAACAGATAGCAACTCTGAGAACTGTGCTGAAAGCCAACAAACAG ACTGCAGAAGTAGCCCTTGCCAACTTAAAAAGCAAGTATGAGAATGAGAAAGCGATGGTTACAGAGACCATGATGAAGCTGCGAAATGAACTGAAGGCTTTGAAGGAAGATGCTGCGACCTTCTCTTCCCTGAGAGCTATGTTTGCTACAAG ATGCGATGAATATGTCACACAGCTGGATGAAATGCAGCGGCAACTTGCAGCAGCCGAGGATGAGAAGAAGACTCTGAATTCCTTGCTTCGGATGGCTATCCAACAGAAACTGGCCTTGACCCAGCGCCTGGAACATTTGGAACTGGACCACGAGCAGTCCAAAAGGGTGCGCACAAAGTCTGCCTCTAAAGCCAAGGGCAGTAACCCCAGT AAAGATCCCCTCCCTAAGCCCTGGGGGAAATGTTGCCTCTGCAGAGATGGAGGGTGCGTTCAGCATTCCAGCTGCAGATGTGGCTGGAGTTAA
- the BICD2 gene encoding protein bicaudal D homolog 2 isoform X4: MSLAMEEEEYARLVMESEPEWLRSEIKRLFQELGETTREKIQAAEYGLAVLEEKQQLKQQYEELELEYETIRTEMEQLKEAFGQAHTNHKKVAADGESREETLIQESATKEEYYMKKVMELQTELKQIRNVLANTQSENERLNSVAQELKEVNQNVEIQRARLRDDIKEYKFREARLLQDYTELEEENICLQKQVSVLKQSQVEFEGLKHEIKRLEEETEFLNSQLEDAIRLKEISERQLEEALETLKTEREQKNNLRKELSHYMNINDSMYNSHLNISLDGLKFSDEATEPNNDEVMNGFEQNCLSKLSNVKNSTSTPKKNESFPPAPSLVSDLLSELNISEIQKLKQQLVQMEREKVTLLTTLQESQKQLENTRGALSEQHEKIGRLTENLNAMKKLQASKERQSALDNEKDRDSHEDGDYYEVDINGPEILECKYKVAVAEITDLKEELKNLKAKYKECESKYEEEKSRYETESQALTEKITSLEKSSRHDREQMARLEKELKKVSDVAGETQGSLSVAQDELVTFSEELANLYHHVCMCNNETPNRVMLDYYKEGKGGHSSPEAKGRRSPILLSKGLLTIELGKAENGSGDSSPSPVSSLPSPVSDPRKEPMNVYNLIAIIRDQIKHLQAAVDRTTELSRQRVATQELGPVVDKDKEALMEEILKLKSLLSTKREQIATLRTVLKANKQTAEVALANLKSKYENEKAMVTETMMKLRNELKALKEDAATFSSLRAMFATRCDEYVTQLDEMQRQLAAAEDEKKTLNSLLRMAIQQKLALTQRLEHLELDHEQSKRVRTKSASKAKGSNPSL; the protein is encoded by the exons GCTTTTGGACAGGCCCATACCAACCACAAGAAGGTAGCAGCAgatggagagagcagagaggaaacctTGATTCAAGAATCAGCTACCAAAGAAGAATACTACATGAAGAAGGTTATGGAGTTGCAGACAGAATTGAAGCAGATAAGAAATGTCCTTGCCAACACACAGTCTGAAAATGAACGCCTTAATTCTGTTGCACAGGAACTGAAGGAG gtCAACCAAAACGTGGAGATCCAAAGGGCCCGCCTGCGAGATGATATTAAGGAATATAAATTCCGAGAAGCACGTTTGCTGCAAGACTATACTGAACTTGAAGAGGAAAACATCTGTCTCCAGAAACAAGTGTCTGTCCTGAAGCAAAGTCAG GTGGAGTTTGAAGGCTTGAAGCATGAAATCAAAAGGCTGGAAGAGGAAACCGAGTTTCTCAATAGCCAACTGGAAGATGCCATCCGGCTGAAGGAGATCTCTGAGCGCCAACTTGAGGAGGCCTTGGAAACACTGAAGACAGAGAGGGAGCAGAAGAACAACCTTCGGAAGGAGCTGTCTCACTACATGAACATCAATGATTCCATGTACAACAGCCACTTAAACATCTCTTTGGATGGGCTGAAGTTCAGCGATGAAGCCACAGAGCCCAATAATGATGAAGTCATGAATGGATTTGAACAAAACTGCCTCAGCAAACTCAGCAATGTTAAAAACAGTACTTCAACGcccaagaaaaatgaaagcttcCCTCCAGCCCCAAGTCTGGTTTCAGATCTTCTGAGTGaattaaacatttctgaaatcCAGAAGCTGAAACAGCAGCTTGTGCAG atggaaagagaaaaggttaCCTTGTTAACAACACTGCAGGAATCtcagaaacagctggaaaatacaCGGGGGGCCCTCTCAGAGCAGCATGAGAAAATTGGCAGGCTCACTGAAAACCTGAACGCCATGAAGAAGCTCCAGGCCAGTAAGGAGCGTCAGTCTGCCCTTGATAACGAGAAGGACCGAGATAGCCATGAAGATGGAGACTATTATGAAGTTGACATCAATGGGCCAGAGATCTTGGAATGCAAGTACAAAGTGGCTGTGGCAGAAATTACTGACCTGAAGGAAGAGCTCAAAAATTTGAAGGCAAAATACAAAGAATGTGAGTCTAAGTATGAGGAAGAGAAGAGTAGATATGAGACTGAGAGCCAAGCTCTCACTGAAAAGATCACCTCACTGGAAAAGTCCAGTAGGCATGATAGAGAACAGatggccaggctggagaaggagctgaaGAAAGTCAGTGATGTTGCTGGAGAAACACAGGGCAGCCTCAGCGTGGCCCAAGATGAGCTAGTCACCTTCAGTGAAGAGCTGGCCAATTTGTACCACCATGTCTGCATGTGCAACAATGAAACTCCAAACAGAGTGATGCTGGACTACTACAAGGAAGGTAAAGGTGGACACAGTAGTCCAGAGGCCAAGGGAAGAAGGTCTCCCATTCTTCTTTCTAAAGGGCTGTTAACTAttgagctgggaaaggcagagaatGGAAGTGGTGACAGCAGCCCATCCCCGGTGTCATCTCTGCCATCCCCAGTGTCAGATCCCCGGAAGGAACCAATGAACGTTTACAACTTGATTGCTATAATTCGGGATCAGATCAAACACCTGCAGGCTGCTGTGGACAGAACAACCGAGCTGTCCAGGCAGCGCGTTGCTACTCAAGAGCTTGGGCCAGTGGTGGACAAAGACAAGGAAGCTCTTATGGAAGAAATCCTGAAGCTGAAATCCTTGCTGAGTACCAAGAGGGAACAGATAGCAACTCTGAGAACTGTGCTGAAAGCCAACAAACAG ACTGCAGAAGTAGCCCTTGCCAACTTAAAAAGCAAGTATGAGAATGAGAAAGCGATGGTTACAGAGACCATGATGAAGCTGCGAAATGAACTGAAGGCTTTGAAGGAAGATGCTGCGACCTTCTCTTCCCTGAGAGCTATGTTTGCTACAAG ATGCGATGAATATGTCACACAGCTGGATGAAATGCAGCGGCAACTTGCAGCAGCCGAGGATGAGAAGAAGACTCTGAATTCCTTGCTTCGGATGGCTATCCAACAGAAACTGGCCTTGACCCAGCGCCTGGAACATTTGGAACTGGACCACGAGCAGTCCAAAAGGGTGCGCACAAAGTCTGCCTCTAAAGCCAAGGGCAGTAACCCCAGT ctgtaG
- the BICD2 gene encoding protein bicaudal D homolog 2 isoform X5, whose amino-acid sequence MSLAMEEEEYARLVMESEPEWLRSEIKRLFQELGETTREKIQAAEYGLAVLEEKQQLKQQYEELELEYETIRTEMEQLKEAFGQAHTNHKKVAADGESREETLIQESATKEEYYMKKVMELQTELKQIRNVLANTQSENERLNSVAQELKEVNQNVEIQRARLRDDIKEYKFREARLLQDYTELEEENICLQKQVSVLKQSQVEFEGLKHEIKRLEEETEFLNSQLEDAIRLKEISERQLEEALETLKTEREQKNNLRKELSHYMNINDSMYNSHLNISLDGLKFSDEATEPNNDEVMNGFEQNCLSKLSNVKNSTSTPKKNESFPPAPSLVSDLLSELNISEIQKLKQQLVQMEREKVTLLTTLQESQKQLENTRGALSEQHEKIGRLTENLNAMKKLQASKERQSALDNEKDRDSHEDGDYYEVDINGPEILECKYKVAVAEITDLKEELKNLKAKYKECESKYEEEKSRYETESQALTEKITSLEKSSRHDREQMARLEKELKKVSDVAGETQGSLSVAQDELVTFSEELANLYHHVCMCNNETPNRVMLDYYKEGKGGHSSPEAKGRRSPILLSKGLLTIELGKAENGSGDSSPSPVSSLPSPVSDPRKEPMNVYNLIAIIRDQIKHLQAAVDRTTELSRQRVATQELGPVVDKDKEALMEEILKLKSLLSTKREQIATLRTVLKANKQTAEVALANLKSKYENEKAMVTETMMKLRNELKALKEDAATFSSLRAMFATRCDEYVTQLDEMQRQLAAAEDEKKTLNSLLRMAIQQKLALTQRLEHLELDHEQSKRL is encoded by the exons GCTTTTGGACAGGCCCATACCAACCACAAGAAGGTAGCAGCAgatggagagagcagagaggaaacctTGATTCAAGAATCAGCTACCAAAGAAGAATACTACATGAAGAAGGTTATGGAGTTGCAGACAGAATTGAAGCAGATAAGAAATGTCCTTGCCAACACACAGTCTGAAAATGAACGCCTTAATTCTGTTGCACAGGAACTGAAGGAG gtCAACCAAAACGTGGAGATCCAAAGGGCCCGCCTGCGAGATGATATTAAGGAATATAAATTCCGAGAAGCACGTTTGCTGCAAGACTATACTGAACTTGAAGAGGAAAACATCTGTCTCCAGAAACAAGTGTCTGTCCTGAAGCAAAGTCAG GTGGAGTTTGAAGGCTTGAAGCATGAAATCAAAAGGCTGGAAGAGGAAACCGAGTTTCTCAATAGCCAACTGGAAGATGCCATCCGGCTGAAGGAGATCTCTGAGCGCCAACTTGAGGAGGCCTTGGAAACACTGAAGACAGAGAGGGAGCAGAAGAACAACCTTCGGAAGGAGCTGTCTCACTACATGAACATCAATGATTCCATGTACAACAGCCACTTAAACATCTCTTTGGATGGGCTGAAGTTCAGCGATGAAGCCACAGAGCCCAATAATGATGAAGTCATGAATGGATTTGAACAAAACTGCCTCAGCAAACTCAGCAATGTTAAAAACAGTACTTCAACGcccaagaaaaatgaaagcttcCCTCCAGCCCCAAGTCTGGTTTCAGATCTTCTGAGTGaattaaacatttctgaaatcCAGAAGCTGAAACAGCAGCTTGTGCAG atggaaagagaaaaggttaCCTTGTTAACAACACTGCAGGAATCtcagaaacagctggaaaatacaCGGGGGGCCCTCTCAGAGCAGCATGAGAAAATTGGCAGGCTCACTGAAAACCTGAACGCCATGAAGAAGCTCCAGGCCAGTAAGGAGCGTCAGTCTGCCCTTGATAACGAGAAGGACCGAGATAGCCATGAAGATGGAGACTATTATGAAGTTGACATCAATGGGCCAGAGATCTTGGAATGCAAGTACAAAGTGGCTGTGGCAGAAATTACTGACCTGAAGGAAGAGCTCAAAAATTTGAAGGCAAAATACAAAGAATGTGAGTCTAAGTATGAGGAAGAGAAGAGTAGATATGAGACTGAGAGCCAAGCTCTCACTGAAAAGATCACCTCACTGGAAAAGTCCAGTAGGCATGATAGAGAACAGatggccaggctggagaaggagctgaaGAAAGTCAGTGATGTTGCTGGAGAAACACAGGGCAGCCTCAGCGTGGCCCAAGATGAGCTAGTCACCTTCAGTGAAGAGCTGGCCAATTTGTACCACCATGTCTGCATGTGCAACAATGAAACTCCAAACAGAGTGATGCTGGACTACTACAAGGAAGGTAAAGGTGGACACAGTAGTCCAGAGGCCAAGGGAAGAAGGTCTCCCATTCTTCTTTCTAAAGGGCTGTTAACTAttgagctgggaaaggcagagaatGGAAGTGGTGACAGCAGCCCATCCCCGGTGTCATCTCTGCCATCCCCAGTGTCAGATCCCCGGAAGGAACCAATGAACGTTTACAACTTGATTGCTATAATTCGGGATCAGATCAAACACCTGCAGGCTGCTGTGGACAGAACAACCGAGCTGTCCAGGCAGCGCGTTGCTACTCAAGAGCTTGGGCCAGTGGTGGACAAAGACAAGGAAGCTCTTATGGAAGAAATCCTGAAGCTGAAATCCTTGCTGAGTACCAAGAGGGAACAGATAGCAACTCTGAGAACTGTGCTGAAAGCCAACAAACAG ACTGCAGAAGTAGCCCTTGCCAACTTAAAAAGCAAGTATGAGAATGAGAAAGCGATGGTTACAGAGACCATGATGAAGCTGCGAAATGAACTGAAGGCTTTGAAGGAAGATGCTGCGACCTTCTCTTCCCTGAGAGCTATGTTTGCTACAAG ATGCGATGAATATGTCACACAGCTGGATGAAATGCAGCGGCAACTTGCAGCAGCCGAGGATGAGAAGAAGACTCTGAATTCCTTGCTTCGGATGGCTATCCAACAGAAACTGGCCTTGACCCAGCGCCTGGAACATTTGGAACTGGACCACGAGCAGTCCAAAAGG ctgtaG
- the BICD2 gene encoding protein bicaudal D homolog 2 isoform X3 yields MSLAMEEEEYARLVMESEPEWLRSEIKRLFQELGETTREKIQAAEYGLAVLEEKQQLKQQYEELELEYETIRTEMEQLKEAFGQAHTNHKKVAADGESREETLIQESATKEEYYMKKVMELQTELKQIRNVLANTQSENERLNSVAQELKEVNQNVEIQRARLRDDIKEYKFREARLLQDYTELEEENICLQKQVSVLKQSQVEFEGLKHEIKRLEEETEFLNSQLEDAIRLKEISERQLEEALETLKTEREQKNNLRKELSHYMNINDSMYNSHLNISLDGLKFSDEATEPNNDEVMNGFEQNCLSKLSNVKNSTSTPKKNESFPPAPSLVSDLLSELNISEIQKLKQQLVQMEREKVTLLTTLQESQKQLENTRGALSEQHEKIGRLTENLNAMKKLQASKERQSALDNEKDRDSHEDGDYYEVDINGPEILECKYKVAVAEITDLKEELKNLKAKYKECESKYEEEKSRYETESQALTEKITSLEKSSRHDREQMARLEKELKKVSDVAGETQGSLSVAQDELVTFSEELANLYHHVCMCNNETPNRVMLDYYKEGKGGHSSPEAKGRRSPILLSKGLLTIELGKAENGSGDSSPSPVSSLPSPVSDPRKEPMNVYNLIAIIRDQIKHLQAAVDRTTELSRQRVATQELGPVVDKDKEALMEEILKLKSLLSTKREQIATLRTVLKANKQTAEVALANLKSKYENEKAMVTETMMKLRNELKALKEDAATFSSLRAMFATRCDEYVTQLDEMQRQLAAAEDEKKTLNSLLRMAIQQKLALTQRLEHLELDHEQSKRVRTKSASKAKGSNPSCY; encoded by the exons GCTTTTGGACAGGCCCATACCAACCACAAGAAGGTAGCAGCAgatggagagagcagagaggaaacctTGATTCAAGAATCAGCTACCAAAGAAGAATACTACATGAAGAAGGTTATGGAGTTGCAGACAGAATTGAAGCAGATAAGAAATGTCCTTGCCAACACACAGTCTGAAAATGAACGCCTTAATTCTGTTGCACAGGAACTGAAGGAG gtCAACCAAAACGTGGAGATCCAAAGGGCCCGCCTGCGAGATGATATTAAGGAATATAAATTCCGAGAAGCACGTTTGCTGCAAGACTATACTGAACTTGAAGAGGAAAACATCTGTCTCCAGAAACAAGTGTCTGTCCTGAAGCAAAGTCAG GTGGAGTTTGAAGGCTTGAAGCATGAAATCAAAAGGCTGGAAGAGGAAACCGAGTTTCTCAATAGCCAACTGGAAGATGCCATCCGGCTGAAGGAGATCTCTGAGCGCCAACTTGAGGAGGCCTTGGAAACACTGAAGACAGAGAGGGAGCAGAAGAACAACCTTCGGAAGGAGCTGTCTCACTACATGAACATCAATGATTCCATGTACAACAGCCACTTAAACATCTCTTTGGATGGGCTGAAGTTCAGCGATGAAGCCACAGAGCCCAATAATGATGAAGTCATGAATGGATTTGAACAAAACTGCCTCAGCAAACTCAGCAATGTTAAAAACAGTACTTCAACGcccaagaaaaatgaaagcttcCCTCCAGCCCCAAGTCTGGTTTCAGATCTTCTGAGTGaattaaacatttctgaaatcCAGAAGCTGAAACAGCAGCTTGTGCAG atggaaagagaaaaggttaCCTTGTTAACAACACTGCAGGAATCtcagaaacagctggaaaatacaCGGGGGGCCCTCTCAGAGCAGCATGAGAAAATTGGCAGGCTCACTGAAAACCTGAACGCCATGAAGAAGCTCCAGGCCAGTAAGGAGCGTCAGTCTGCCCTTGATAACGAGAAGGACCGAGATAGCCATGAAGATGGAGACTATTATGAAGTTGACATCAATGGGCCAGAGATCTTGGAATGCAAGTACAAAGTGGCTGTGGCAGAAATTACTGACCTGAAGGAAGAGCTCAAAAATTTGAAGGCAAAATACAAAGAATGTGAGTCTAAGTATGAGGAAGAGAAGAGTAGATATGAGACTGAGAGCCAAGCTCTCACTGAAAAGATCACCTCACTGGAAAAGTCCAGTAGGCATGATAGAGAACAGatggccaggctggagaaggagctgaaGAAAGTCAGTGATGTTGCTGGAGAAACACAGGGCAGCCTCAGCGTGGCCCAAGATGAGCTAGTCACCTTCAGTGAAGAGCTGGCCAATTTGTACCACCATGTCTGCATGTGCAACAATGAAACTCCAAACAGAGTGATGCTGGACTACTACAAGGAAGGTAAAGGTGGACACAGTAGTCCAGAGGCCAAGGGAAGAAGGTCTCCCATTCTTCTTTCTAAAGGGCTGTTAACTAttgagctgggaaaggcagagaatGGAAGTGGTGACAGCAGCCCATCCCCGGTGTCATCTCTGCCATCCCCAGTGTCAGATCCCCGGAAGGAACCAATGAACGTTTACAACTTGATTGCTATAATTCGGGATCAGATCAAACACCTGCAGGCTGCTGTGGACAGAACAACCGAGCTGTCCAGGCAGCGCGTTGCTACTCAAGAGCTTGGGCCAGTGGTGGACAAAGACAAGGAAGCTCTTATGGAAGAAATCCTGAAGCTGAAATCCTTGCTGAGTACCAAGAGGGAACAGATAGCAACTCTGAGAACTGTGCTGAAAGCCAACAAACAG ACTGCAGAAGTAGCCCTTGCCAACTTAAAAAGCAAGTATGAGAATGAGAAAGCGATGGTTACAGAGACCATGATGAAGCTGCGAAATGAACTGAAGGCTTTGAAGGAAGATGCTGCGACCTTCTCTTCCCTGAGAGCTATGTTTGCTACAAG ATGCGATGAATATGTCACACAGCTGGATGAAATGCAGCGGCAACTTGCAGCAGCCGAGGATGAGAAGAAGACTCTGAATTCCTTGCTTCGGATGGCTATCCAACAGAAACTGGCCTTGACCCAGCGCCTGGAACATTTGGAACTGGACCACGAGCAGTCCAAAAGGGTGCGCACAAAGTCTGCCTCTAAAGCCAAGGGCAGTAACCCCAGT TGTTACTAA